In Micromonospora sp. LH3U1, one genomic interval encodes:
- a CDS encoding FtsX-like permease family protein, with protein MSVGAAVRRVRTYGGQFLLLAVLTLVVTLLISGVPRLVNRLAEQGLRAQLTSEPAARRDISYTTGEVTATSKNTAMGGAAERFERLAAEMPPQVRSAVTERWYNVDATPRRVVGPDLAARNLLVDLGLRGVPAIQDASTLVEGAWPSETYVPDRPIEVALDVDVAGKLNLRPGSALRIGNTDAKGTLLDAAPMVVSGLFRPADRASGIWEVLPQLLRIGEPTGDGQPFVIVGVVAQSALNKRAAEGWPTQSNWRYRLGADRIDARELDQIIDGLQTMQRTRPQDLTLTQGVDVPLRAFAAQVDAARTLLAVIGAGVLATLAGLIVLAASLATRRRRSEFVLLRARGGAATAGARRSLAESLLVVPVAAALGWWLGTLFPGEPDPTTPYVIGATVLVTLALPVATLAVPAGGAARNDLVRVRPSARRLTVEVSLLLLAGFAAVLLRRRGLTLGEVDPLLVSVPVLLAVAAAVLALRAYPWPLLLVSRLAARTRGSVAFLGTARAGRSAVAAPLVVVVLAIGTAAFCAVVAAGVDASRERAAEQIVPADAVIRGERFAPDTIDELGRLPGVRAVTRLLYQSDERLAADEIGTDARVAQTSVLLVDGSGLDAVARESGVNLSVPAALRTAKPEAGPLPAIVSPAVAADLAKAGLDRSAFISVQGQRYEFRVAGTEEGFPLLPARGSRFVILPWQALPTRNTTPVPTSLLVAGDSLDAQALRRAGDEGQERYRRAGAVTGRERPTGVTVDTRTDVRRDLGTDGANGVLAFGFVAGAVGGTVLGLLAIAFTVLAGARARGQVLSRLRTLGLSRRQWRGLLLVELTPLVAVSVLTGALVGAVLPMLLNPVLGLSAFTSGVPVRVAFEPTLVAAVLALGAVALGFAVAVEALNNRRLRLGEVLRLGEES; from the coding sequence ATGAGCGTCGGCGCGGCCGTCCGGCGGGTCCGGACGTACGGCGGGCAGTTCCTGCTCCTGGCGGTGCTGACCCTGGTGGTCACGTTGCTGATCAGCGGGGTGCCCCGGCTGGTCAACCGGCTCGCCGAACAAGGGCTGCGGGCGCAGCTGACCAGCGAGCCGGCCGCCCGCAGGGACATCTCCTACACCACCGGGGAGGTGACCGCGACCTCCAAGAACACGGCGATGGGCGGCGCCGCCGAGCGGTTCGAACGCCTGGCCGCGGAGATGCCGCCGCAGGTGCGCTCGGCGGTGACCGAGCGGTGGTACAACGTGGATGCCACGCCGCGCCGAGTGGTCGGGCCGGACCTCGCGGCCCGCAACCTGCTGGTCGACCTGGGTCTACGGGGCGTGCCCGCCATCCAGGACGCCAGCACCCTCGTCGAGGGGGCGTGGCCGAGCGAGACGTACGTTCCCGACCGGCCGATCGAGGTGGCGCTCGACGTCGACGTGGCCGGCAAGCTCAACCTGCGCCCCGGCAGCGCACTGCGCATCGGCAACACTGATGCCAAGGGCACCCTGCTCGACGCCGCTCCGATGGTGGTGTCCGGACTGTTCCGGCCCGCCGACCGCGCGAGTGGCATCTGGGAGGTGTTGCCACAGCTGCTGCGGATCGGCGAACCGACCGGGGACGGCCAGCCGTTCGTCATCGTCGGCGTGGTCGCGCAGTCGGCCCTCAACAAGCGGGCCGCAGAGGGCTGGCCGACCCAGTCGAACTGGCGATACCGACTGGGCGCCGACCGGATCGACGCACGCGAGCTGGACCAGATCATCGACGGTCTGCAGACGATGCAGCGCACCCGGCCGCAGGACCTCACGTTGACCCAGGGCGTCGACGTCCCGTTGCGCGCGTTCGCTGCCCAGGTCGATGCCGCCCGCACCCTGCTCGCGGTGATCGGTGCCGGCGTACTGGCCACCCTGGCCGGGCTCATCGTGCTCGCGGCCAGCCTCGCCACCCGACGGCGCCGCTCGGAGTTCGTGCTGCTGCGGGCCCGTGGTGGCGCGGCCACCGCCGGTGCTCGGCGTAGCCTCGCCGAATCGCTGCTGGTGGTGCCGGTCGCCGCCGCGCTGGGCTGGTGGCTGGGCACCCTGTTCCCCGGCGAGCCGGACCCGACCACGCCGTACGTCATCGGGGCGACCGTGCTGGTCACGCTGGCACTGCCGGTGGCGACGCTGGCCGTACCGGCCGGCGGAGCGGCCCGTAATGACCTGGTCCGGGTGCGGCCATCGGCCCGTCGGCTCACCGTCGAGGTCTCCCTGCTGCTGCTGGCCGGGTTCGCCGCGGTGCTGCTACGCCGGCGCGGCCTCACCCTCGGTGAGGTGGACCCGCTGCTCGTGTCGGTGCCGGTACTGCTCGCGGTCGCCGCGGCGGTGCTCGCCCTGCGGGCGTACCCCTGGCCGTTGCTTCTGGTCAGCCGGCTTGCCGCGCGGACCCGGGGCAGCGTCGCCTTCCTCGGCACGGCGCGGGCCGGTCGGTCGGCGGTCGCCGCTCCGCTGGTCGTCGTGGTGCTGGCGATCGGTACCGCGGCGTTCTGCGCGGTCGTCGCCGCTGGCGTGGACGCGAGCCGGGAACGGGCCGCCGAGCAGATCGTGCCCGCCGACGCGGTGATCCGCGGGGAGCGCTTCGCACCCGACACCATCGACGAGCTGGGTCGCCTACCGGGCGTCCGGGCCGTCACGCGGCTCCTGTACCAGTCTGATGAGCGACTGGCGGCCGACGAGATCGGCACCGACGCGCGTGTCGCACAGACATCCGTGCTGCTGGTCGACGGCTCGGGATTGGACGCGGTGGCCCGCGAATCGGGGGTGAACCTGTCGGTCCCGGCCGCGCTGCGCACCGCCAAGCCCGAAGCCGGGCCGCTGCCGGCGATCGTCTCCCCGGCGGTCGCCGCCGACCTGGCCAAGGCTGGGCTGGACCGTTCCGCCTTCATTTCCGTGCAGGGCCAGCGATACGAGTTCCGGGTGGCCGGCACCGAGGAAGGTTTCCCGCTGCTGCCGGCACGTGGAAGCCGCTTCGTGATCCTGCCCTGGCAGGCGCTGCCGACGCGAAACACCACACCCGTGCCGACCAGCCTGCTGGTCGCCGGAGACTCGCTGGACGCGCAGGCGCTCCGCCGGGCCGGCGACGAGGGGCAGGAGCGCTATCGGCGCGCTGGAGCGGTGACCGGTCGGGAACGGCCCACCGGGGTCACCGTCGACACCCGGACGGACGTCCGCCGGGATCTCGGCACCGACGGGGCGAACGGCGTGCTGGCCTTCGGGTTCGTGGCCGGCGCCGTCGGCGGCACCGTGCTCGGGCTGCTGGCCATCGCGTTCACCGTGCTGGCCGGCGCGCGCGCCCGGGGTCAGGTGCTGTCCCGGCTGCGTACCCTCGGCCTGTCCCGACGACAGTGGCGAGGGCTGCTGTTGGTCGAACTGACCCCGCTGGTCGCGGTGTCGGTGCTGACCGGTGCACTGGTCGGCGCGGTGCTGCCAATGCTGCTCAACCCGGTGCTCGGCCTGTCCGCGTTCACCAGTGGTGTGCCGGTCCGGGTGGCCTTCGAGCCCACTCTGGTCGCCGCGGTGCTCGCGCTCGGGGCGGTCGCCCTCGGCTTCGCGGTCGCCGTGGAGGCCCTGAACAACCGCCGGTTGCGCCTCGGTGAGGTGCTTCGGCTCGGAGAGGAGAGCTGA
- a CDS encoding potassium channel family protein, translated as MELVLLPFRWIYRALVWFANSPRTLITSYLLMIVVAGVIYGEVEQRSPADAVWWAVVTASTVGYGDISPTTWAGRTLAALLISTMVLLVIPLITAHFASRLIVDDNAFEHEEQEQLKADVRRIRALLEELATRQGIELPPLPSTRPVSGPGSASPPVARSGRADRRRPRW; from the coding sequence ATGGAGCTAGTGCTGCTGCCGTTCCGATGGATATACCGGGCGTTGGTGTGGTTCGCGAACTCGCCCCGCACGCTCATCACCTCGTACCTGCTGATGATCGTGGTGGCCGGGGTCATCTACGGGGAGGTCGAGCAGCGCAGCCCGGCCGACGCCGTCTGGTGGGCAGTGGTCACCGCCTCCACCGTCGGGTACGGCGACATCTCGCCGACCACCTGGGCGGGCCGCACGCTGGCCGCGCTGCTCATCTCGACCATGGTGTTGCTGGTCATCCCGCTGATCACCGCGCACTTCGCGAGCCGGCTCATCGTCGACGACAACGCCTTCGAACATGAGGAGCAGGAGCAGCTCAAGGCCGACGTGCGCCGGATCCGGGCGCTGCTGGAGGAACTGGCCACCCGGCAGGGGATCGAATTGCCCCCGCTGCCGTCGACGCGACCGGTCAGCGGGCCGGGCAGCGCTTCCCCTCCGGTGGCACGATCAGGTCGAGCAGATAGGCGTCGACCGCGTTGGTGA
- a CDS encoding DNA-3-methyladenine glycosylase family protein codes for MTETEPAATRVLHPPVGYRLAASVRALTFSPYDPCARVAAGTFWWASRTPDGPATLALRPTGGELLAEGYGPGAEHVLARADAIAGLRDDLTGFAELAGAHPLVARLAREHRGLRMPTTGQVFPRLLRAIFEQKVTGKEAYRAYAATVRHFREPAPGPLQPLLLPPEAAAVAATPYWVFHPFGVEQRRADTLRRAAALADRLERSDDATEATRRLTAIPGIGPWTAAEVVRIAYGDPDAVSVGDYHIPNTVAWALAGEPRGDDARMLALLEPFRGHRGRVCLLLEAAGLRAPKYGPRAPIRSFARF; via the coding sequence GTGACCGAGACCGAACCCGCCGCGACCAGGGTGCTGCACCCACCGGTCGGCTACCGGCTGGCCGCTTCGGTCCGCGCGCTCACCTTCAGCCCGTACGACCCGTGCGCGCGCGTGGCCGCCGGCACCTTCTGGTGGGCGTCCCGCACCCCGGACGGACCGGCCACTCTCGCGCTGCGGCCAACCGGGGGCGAGTTGCTCGCGGAGGGCTACGGGCCGGGCGCCGAGCATGTCCTGGCCCGCGCCGACGCGATCGCCGGGCTGCGCGACGACCTGACCGGTTTCGCCGAGCTGGCCGGGGCGCACCCGCTGGTCGCCCGGCTGGCCCGGGAGCACCGGGGGCTGCGGATGCCCACGACCGGGCAGGTCTTCCCCCGGCTGCTGCGCGCGATCTTCGAGCAGAAGGTCACCGGCAAGGAGGCGTACCGGGCCTACGCGGCGACCGTGCGGCACTTCCGGGAGCCGGCGCCCGGTCCGTTGCAGCCGCTGCTCCTGCCGCCCGAGGCCGCCGCGGTGGCCGCCACTCCGTACTGGGTGTTCCACCCGTTCGGGGTGGAGCAGCGCCGGGCCGACACGCTGCGTCGCGCCGCAGCGCTCGCCGACCGCCTGGAACGCAGCGACGACGCCACCGAGGCCACCCGCCGGCTCACCGCGATCCCCGGCATCGGCCCGTGGACGGCCGCCGAGGTGGTCCGGATCGCGTACGGGGACCCGGACGCGGTCAGCGTCGGCGACTACCACATCCCGAACACGGTGGCCTGGGCGCTCGCGGGCGAGCCGAGGGGCGACGACGCCCGGATGTTGGCCCTGCTGGAGCCGTTCCGGGGGCACCGGGGCCGGGTCTGTCTGCTGCTGGAGGCCGCCGGTCTCCGAGCGCCGAAGTACGGCCCGCGCGCGCCGATCCGCTCGTTCGCCCGGTTCTGA
- a CDS encoding ATP-dependent DNA ligase, with protein sequence MDLPINPPVEPMLAKSVPKLPTTPGVTYEPKWDGFRCIVFRDGDEVELASRGGKSMTRYFPEVVEQARRQLPERCAVDGELIVIRRDGPSGQPRLDFELLAQRIHPAASRVKMLAETTPADFVAFDLLAIGDEALLDQPYPRRRERLVEALAGVRPPVHVTQVTTDADTARRWFDVFEGAGLDGLIVKPADLPYEPGKRLMFKVKHARTADAVVAGFRWHKSGPVVGSLLLGLYDDAGVLHHVGVSASFSMARRAELLDELAPYRDTGGAHPWVHGDHERGQRIPGGVSRWTGTKNLEWEPVRPELVVEVGYDAMEGERFRHTAQFVRWRPDRDPRSCRYDQLDRPIRFDVDQVLRGDPAATVDRPATGPA encoded by the coding sequence GTGGACCTGCCGATAAACCCGCCGGTCGAGCCGATGCTGGCCAAGAGCGTTCCCAAGCTGCCCACCACACCCGGCGTGACCTACGAGCCCAAGTGGGACGGGTTCCGGTGCATCGTGTTCCGCGACGGCGACGAGGTCGAGCTGGCCAGCCGGGGCGGCAAGTCGATGACCCGCTACTTCCCCGAGGTGGTCGAGCAGGCCCGCCGGCAGCTGCCCGAGCGGTGCGCGGTCGACGGTGAGTTGATCGTCATCCGGCGCGACGGGCCTAGCGGCCAGCCCCGGTTGGATTTCGAGCTGCTGGCCCAGCGCATCCACCCGGCCGCGTCCCGGGTGAAGATGCTCGCCGAGACCACACCGGCCGACTTCGTCGCGTTCGACCTGCTGGCCATCGGCGACGAGGCACTGCTCGACCAGCCCTACCCGCGCCGCCGGGAGCGGTTGGTCGAGGCGCTGGCCGGGGTGCGCCCGCCGGTGCACGTCACCCAGGTCACCACGGATGCCGACACCGCGCGCCGCTGGTTCGACGTCTTCGAGGGCGCCGGGCTGGACGGCCTGATCGTCAAGCCGGCCGATCTGCCGTACGAGCCGGGCAAGCGGCTGATGTTCAAGGTCAAGCACGCCCGCACCGCGGACGCGGTGGTCGCCGGCTTCCGCTGGCACAAGTCCGGCCCGGTGGTGGGTTCGCTGCTCCTCGGCCTGTACGACGACGCCGGGGTCCTGCATCACGTGGGGGTGAGCGCGTCGTTCAGCATGGCCCGCCGCGCGGAGTTGCTCGACGAGCTGGCGCCCTACCGGGACACCGGCGGCGCGCACCCGTGGGTGCACGGCGACCACGAGCGCGGCCAACGCATCCCGGGTGGGGTGAGCCGGTGGACCGGCACGAAGAACCTGGAGTGGGAGCCGGTGCGCCCGGAGCTGGTGGTCGAGGTGGGCTACGACGCGATGGAAGGCGAACGGTTCCGGCACACGGCCCAGTTCGTCCGCTGGCGCCCGGACCGCGATCCCCGATCCTGCCGCTACGACCAGCTCGACCGCCCGATCCGCTTCGATGTGGACCAGGTGCTGCGCGGCGACCCGGCGGCCACCGTGGACCGGCCCGCCACCGGCCCGGCGTAA
- a CDS encoding ABC transporter ATP-binding protein codes for MVVTGAAGFGGVPAAHPAEVVRVSGVSRTFGRGEHAVHAVQGVSFTANRGELVAIRGRSGAGKTTLLNLIGGLDRPDSGQVVVAGHDVTSAGEAELLKLRRGTVGFVFQTFGLVPILSAAENVGVPLRLAQVPAVEREQRVAVLLELVGLGGHAAQRPYELSGGQQQRVAVARALANEPDLLIADEPTGQLDSETGRSIMDLLRAVVHARGMTALVATHDPALIDLADRVLNLRDGRLVDG; via the coding sequence ATGGTGGTGACCGGCGCGGCCGGGTTCGGCGGTGTGCCGGCAGCACACCCGGCCGAGGTGGTCCGGGTCAGTGGCGTGAGCCGGACCTTCGGCCGGGGCGAGCACGCCGTGCACGCGGTGCAGGGCGTCTCGTTCACGGCCAACCGCGGCGAACTGGTCGCCATCCGGGGCCGGTCCGGAGCCGGCAAGACGACGCTGCTGAACCTGATCGGCGGGCTGGACCGGCCGGACAGCGGTCAGGTGGTGGTCGCCGGGCACGACGTGACCTCGGCCGGCGAGGCCGAGCTGCTGAAGCTGCGCCGGGGCACCGTCGGCTTCGTGTTCCAGACCTTCGGGCTGGTGCCGATCCTCTCCGCCGCCGAGAACGTGGGCGTGCCGTTGCGGCTGGCGCAAGTGCCGGCCGTGGAGCGGGAGCAGCGGGTCGCGGTGCTGCTGGAACTGGTCGGCCTGGGCGGGCACGCGGCGCAGCGCCCGTACGAGCTCTCCGGTGGACAGCAGCAGCGGGTCGCGGTGGCCCGAGCCCTGGCCAACGAGCCGGACCTGCTCATCGCCGACGAGCCCACCGGCCAGCTCGACTCGGAGACCGGCCGGTCCATCATGGACCTGCTGCGCGCGGTGGTGCACGCCCGTGGCATGACGGCGCTGGTGGCCACCCACGACCCGGCCCTGATCGACCTCGCCGACCGGGTGCTGAACCTGCGCGACGGCCGCCTGGTCGACGGCTGA
- a CDS encoding SRPBCC family protein: MRFEAGTEIAADVEQVWAVLVDVGRWPEWTASVSRAERGEPGSLSVGATARLTQPKLRPAVWRVTELTEQREFVWVSDAPGVRTTAEHRLLPLTDGRTRVELAMSQSGPLAGLIGWLYGGLFRRYLRLEADGLKRRSERG; encoded by the coding sequence ATGCGGTTCGAAGCCGGTACGGAGATCGCTGCCGACGTCGAGCAGGTGTGGGCGGTGCTGGTCGACGTGGGGCGCTGGCCGGAGTGGACGGCCTCGGTGTCCCGGGCCGAGCGGGGGGAGCCGGGCTCCCTCAGCGTCGGCGCGACTGCCCGGTTGACCCAGCCGAAGCTGCGGCCGGCGGTGTGGCGGGTCACCGAACTGACCGAGCAGCGCGAGTTCGTCTGGGTCTCCGACGCCCCGGGTGTGCGGACCACGGCGGAGCACCGGCTGCTGCCGCTGACCGACGGGCGTACCCGGGTCGAGCTGGCAATGAGCCAGTCCGGGCCGCTGGCCGGCCTGATCGGCTGGCTGTACGGCGGCCTGTTCCGTCGCTACCTGCGCCTGGAGGCCGACGGCCTCAAGCGTCGGAGTGAGCGGGGTTGA
- a CDS encoding GNAT family N-acetyltransferase, protein MSVEVSIVPAGVADAGEILTVQRAAYLTEAQHYTDPFLPPLTETLDEVRAVLTGSTTVLAARLGHRLVGSVRATLDGDTAHVGRLSVAPDHQGRGLGGRLLTAIEAACTDRVTLFTLFTGADSARNLRLYQRHGYRIVSYRPDPNGIRLAVLEKPAVNPAHSDA, encoded by the coding sequence ATGAGCGTCGAGGTCAGCATCGTCCCGGCCGGTGTCGCGGACGCCGGCGAGATTCTCACCGTGCAGCGCGCCGCGTACCTGACCGAAGCACAGCACTACACCGACCCGTTCCTGCCGCCGTTGACCGAGACACTGGACGAGGTCCGGGCGGTGCTGACCGGCTCGACCACCGTGCTCGCCGCACGGCTCGGGCACCGGCTGGTCGGCTCCGTGCGGGCCACCCTGGACGGCGACACCGCGCACGTCGGGCGGTTGTCGGTCGCCCCGGACCACCAGGGGCGAGGTCTCGGGGGTCGACTGCTCACCGCGATCGAGGCGGCCTGCACCGACCGGGTGACCCTGTTCACCCTGTTCACCGGGGCGGACAGCGCCCGCAACCTGCGGCTCTACCAACGGCACGGCTACCGGATCGTGTCGTACCGCCCGGACCCGAACGGCATCCGGTTGGCCGTGCTGGAGAAGCCGGCCGTCAACCCCGCTCACTCCGACGCTTGA
- a CDS encoding ABC transporter ATP-binding protein — translation MTATAQTPLVPDLAALQQRAAQRAAERAGGQDRLRGHIVCDGLVRIFKTEGVEVVALQGLDLVIDRGELVAIVGASGSGKSTLLNILSGLDTPTAGIARVADYDLLSLSTKRRLSYRRELVGFVWQQTGRNLLPYLSALENVELPMQLAGKLSGKARRQRARELLDMVGVGYCADRRPGQLSGGEQQRCAVAVAVANDPEVLFADEPTGELDEATGADVFAALRAINAELGVTIVVVTHDHAVATQVRRTVAIRDGRTASEVRRTARIDAAGNTELISEEYAVLDRNGRMQLPAAFVDALALKERVRLDLEPDHVQVRPGDRASDERGARA, via the coding sequence ATGACCGCTACCGCCCAGACTCCACTGGTGCCTGACCTGGCCGCCCTGCAACAGCGGGCCGCGCAGCGCGCCGCCGAACGGGCCGGCGGGCAGGACCGCCTGCGCGGACACATCGTCTGCGACGGCCTGGTGCGCATCTTCAAGACCGAGGGGGTGGAGGTGGTCGCCCTGCAGGGGCTCGACCTGGTCATCGACCGGGGCGAACTGGTGGCGATCGTCGGCGCCTCCGGCTCGGGCAAGTCGACCCTGCTCAACATCCTCTCCGGCCTGGACACGCCGACCGCCGGCATCGCCCGCGTGGCCGACTACGACCTGCTCTCGCTGTCCACCAAACGGCGGCTGAGCTACCGGCGGGAGCTGGTCGGGTTCGTCTGGCAGCAGACCGGCCGCAACCTGCTGCCGTACCTCAGCGCACTGGAGAACGTCGAGCTGCCGATGCAGCTGGCCGGCAAACTCAGCGGCAAGGCCCGCCGGCAGCGGGCCCGGGAACTGCTCGACATGGTCGGCGTGGGCTACTGCGCCGACCGGCGGCCGGGGCAACTCAGCGGCGGCGAGCAGCAACGCTGCGCGGTCGCCGTGGCGGTCGCCAACGACCCGGAGGTGCTCTTCGCCGACGAGCCGACCGGTGAACTGGACGAGGCGACCGGCGCGGACGTCTTCGCGGCGCTGCGCGCCATCAACGCCGAGCTGGGCGTGACCATCGTTGTCGTCACCCACGACCACGCCGTGGCCACGCAGGTCCGCCGAACCGTCGCGATCCGCGACGGCCGGACCGCCTCCGAGGTACGCCGGACCGCTCGGATCGACGCGGCCGGCAACACCGAGCTGATCAGCGAGGAGTACGCGGTGCTGGACCGGAACGGCCGGATGCAGCTACCGGCTGCGTTCGTCGACGCGCTCGCACTGAAGGAGCGGGTCCGGCTCGACCTGGAGCCGGACCACGTGCAGGTACGGCCCGGCGACCGGGCCTCGGACGAGCGGGGGGCACGGGCGTGA
- a CDS encoding alpha/beta hydrolase: MAAFAVAALLTAGCTLPAFAPRTEVEGAAAPAGSAPTWRSCPEVPDELVGRGAPDMRYECARIAVPRDWGTGGGATAGPGAGQTFEIALLRARSTKQRDRVGSLVVNPGGPGGSGVDTAVYLSFGPQFGGLPTSITERFDIVGFDPRGVSRSSPVKCISDADLDASFGSDPDPASPSAFDGFAGLNQRIGRGCGDRYGDQLPLYGTEQAARDMDAVRAAVGDDKLTYLGYSYGTLLGATYAQLYPQRVRALVLDGAVDPQQRLVEGSESQARGFERAFTNFTRWCATNAGRCPIAPDARAAVTSAIDKAKVSPVRGADGREATAGWVFYAVISSLYTESGWQELAQAIDRLAEGDPKDVFRLADAYAGRADDGHYSNLFDANLAINCADETEKPSREQIRQLQSEWRTKYPLFGPALAVGMLSCVEWPGGRDPYPTGKANGAPPIVVVGTTGDPATPYEQTPRLASMLGVGRVLTWEGEGHTAYPQTSCITNAVDAYLLDLIVPPEGKRCPAR, encoded by the coding sequence CTGGCCGCCTTCGCCGTGGCCGCGCTGCTCACCGCCGGCTGCACGCTGCCGGCGTTCGCGCCGCGCACCGAGGTGGAGGGTGCGGCAGCGCCGGCCGGTAGCGCGCCGACCTGGCGGTCCTGCCCGGAGGTGCCCGACGAGCTGGTCGGGCGCGGAGCACCGGACATGCGCTACGAGTGCGCCCGGATCGCGGTGCCCCGCGACTGGGGCACCGGCGGTGGGGCGACCGCTGGCCCGGGCGCCGGGCAGACCTTCGAGATCGCCCTGCTGCGAGCCCGGTCCACGAAGCAGCGCGACCGGGTCGGCTCGCTGGTGGTCAACCCGGGCGGCCCGGGTGGCTCCGGCGTCGACACCGCCGTCTACCTCTCCTTCGGCCCCCAGTTCGGCGGGCTTCCCACCTCGATCACCGAGCGTTTCGACATTGTCGGCTTCGACCCGCGCGGGGTCTCCCGGTCCAGCCCGGTGAAGTGCATCTCCGATGCCGATCTGGACGCCAGCTTCGGCTCCGACCCGGACCCAGCGAGCCCGTCGGCGTTCGACGGCTTTGCCGGGCTGAACCAGCGGATCGGGCGCGGCTGCGGCGATCGGTACGGCGACCAGTTGCCGCTGTACGGCACCGAGCAGGCCGCCCGCGATATGGACGCGGTCCGCGCCGCCGTCGGCGACGACAAGCTCACCTACCTCGGATACTCCTACGGCACCCTGCTCGGCGCCACGTACGCCCAGCTCTACCCGCAGCGGGTGCGGGCGCTGGTGCTCGACGGCGCGGTCGACCCGCAGCAGCGGCTGGTGGAGGGTTCGGAGAGCCAGGCCCGCGGCTTCGAGCGGGCCTTCACCAACTTCACCCGCTGGTGCGCGACGAACGCCGGCCGCTGCCCGATCGCTCCAGACGCGCGCGCCGCGGTCACCTCGGCCATCGACAAGGCAAAGGTCTCCCCGGTACGCGGCGCCGACGGGCGGGAGGCCACCGCCGGCTGGGTGTTCTACGCGGTCATCTCCTCGCTCTACACGGAATCCGGTTGGCAGGAGCTGGCCCAGGCGATCGACCGGCTGGCCGAGGGCGATCCGAAGGACGTGTTCCGCCTCGCCGACGCGTACGCCGGCCGGGCGGACGACGGGCACTACTCGAATCTGTTCGACGCCAACCTGGCCATCAACTGCGCCGACGAGACGGAGAAGCCGAGCCGGGAGCAGATCCGGCAGTTGCAGTCCGAGTGGCGCACGAAATATCCGCTGTTCGGGCCGGCTCTCGCGGTTGGCATGTTGAGCTGCGTCGAGTGGCCGGGCGGGCGTGACCCGTACCCGACCGGGAAGGCGAACGGCGCGCCGCCGATCGTGGTGGTCGGCACCACCGGCGACCCGGCGACGCCCTACGAGCAGACCCCACGGCTCGCTTCGATGCTGGGCGTCGGCCGGGTGCTCACCTGGGAGGGCGAGGGGCACACCGCCTACCCGCAGACCTCCTGCATCACCAACGCGGTCGACGCCTATCTGCTCGACCTGATCGTGCCACCGGAGGGGAAGCGCTGCCCGGCCCGCTGA
- a CDS encoding GNAT family N-acetyltransferase, whose translation MTDVTYREAVRADLPAVITLLADDVLGKARDFTEVDAAYERAFADITADPRNLLIVAEQDGDLVGCLQITYIPGLGRHGAERSLIESVRVRSDRRGQGLGRDLMTWAVDRARQRGCALVQLTTDKSREDAHRFYLGLGFVASHEGMKLAL comes from the coding sequence ATGACCGATGTGACCTACCGGGAGGCGGTCCGGGCCGACCTGCCCGCCGTCATCACCCTGCTCGCCGACGACGTCCTGGGCAAGGCCCGCGATTTCACCGAGGTCGACGCGGCCTACGAGAGGGCGTTCGCGGACATCACCGCCGACCCGCGCAACCTGTTGATCGTGGCCGAGCAGGACGGCGACCTGGTCGGCTGCCTCCAGATCACCTACATCCCGGGGCTCGGCCGGCACGGCGCCGAGCGGTCCCTGATCGAGTCGGTCCGGGTCCGCTCCGACCGGCGCGGCCAGGGGCTGGGTCGGGATTTGATGACCTGGGCTGTCGACCGGGCCCGGCAGCGGGGCTGTGCGCTGGTGCAGCTCACCACGGACAAGTCCCGCGAGGACGCGCACCGCTTCTACCTGGGCCTCGGCTTCGTGGCCAGCCACGAGGGCATGAAGCTCGCGCTCTGA